A window of Ictalurus furcatus strain D&B chromosome 4, Billie_1.0, whole genome shotgun sequence genomic DNA:
ATGAATACACATGAACACTCACATCATGAAAACCTCCACCTTTCCTTCACCAGGTTACCTTCCTGTTGACTGACGACCCAAgtcatagagagagagtgatgagcaagaggaagaagagagcaACCCTATCTCCTGACAGATTCTCTCTGTACTCCTCGCTGTCCTCCTTATCTGGAGGGATGACCATCTTCACCACTAACAAGGATATCCATAAAGCTTCAGCCATCGTGGAAGACAGCACCACTTCCAGCAAGGTATTCAAATGAAATCTCCAGCAATATGAGTTTCAATAAATCACCTcaataaattacataaatacatgcaattatttctgtttttgtacTCACCAGTATGAAAGTCAGCAGGTTGTGTATATGGTTGGGTCGGGTTTATTTTCTGTTCTCCTCCTCAGGTGACTCTGTTTCATGCAGAAAGTGAGGCAGATTCATCACACTCCTTCACTATCGACCAAGCAGTAAGATCCGTCAGGCTCCATGTTGCTGGAAAACTCACACACTGTGTCCTCATCAACCctaaaggtacacacacacacacacacacacacacacacacacacacacacaccccaatagTGTTTAACAATGCAAATGACAAGCATGCAAAGGAAATTTTACACTttcaaaacacatgcaaaagGCCCCCAAAccaccgcccccccccccccccttacatATGACcatataaacaataacaacaattttttaaaatttttttaaatggcaacaTCAGGAGGGACCAATACAATAATCCACTCAAAACTTCTCAAATAACCAAATAGAAAGATAAAATATATCTCTAAAGCAAATTAAACATTATCACACCTCGGCACTTGACTTGAGTCAAATCATTTGCTGCTAATGTCGACGCTtgaagtttaaataaataaatgaataaataaataaataaataaatcccatgGAGTTAGttacaaatgtaaaaatggacaaaattaTGAATGAAAAAAGAGTAGCTGTGTACATATAACCGACATGAACAAGACAATATTATTACTAAGTTATTTGACTGTGCATGAAAAGCCTTATGATACCTAACTtggtaaaattattttaataacctATAATGCAAATGGCAAAGTTTTTACATGAAACTTTATCACGTTATAGAATTATAGGCGGAGGCAAATTCAGACTGTAAGTAAAACGTTTAATATAGTATCCAACAAAGCACAACACAAGACTTACATGGAACATATAtgagcgtatatatatatatatatatatatatatatatatatatatatacacacacacacacacacacacacacacacacacatatatatatatataaacaacttAATACATGGAGACAGAGCAAGCAACGCAAGACAACTCCTGCAGTGCAGAatgtgactatatatacacatcagtGCTAATGAGCTTTGAGACAGGtgacatggtgcagtggctgatgggaaatgtagtttctAGTCCTTCTCCAATATTACATGACATACTTGATCATGAAGGCGAGTCGAAATGAAATATTCTAGTGGAAGTTAGTATCTTTATAATGAAACGGAtatcagtttattatttagaTATTCGTTTTGTGATATTAGCTTGTATACAAATTTTTaaccttaaaaaaatatttcttttctgaGTAATTGTGTACTTTACTTCATTTGTCAGGGAAAATCAAATCATAGGGAAacctttattttgaaaaaaaaaaaaaatctatttaatccTAACATTTCATTGGACTTCCTATATAATTGCTTGTGCATGCATGCCAACAaaatgtctctgtctctctgtctcactctctgttagGTGCTCGTCAGTCTCTTCTTAGTGAAGCAGGTCCTCTGGGTGCGCTGGATCAGTCTGACGGTCTGTACCGAGTCAGCCTTCTGCCGCCTATAGACCCTGGCCACTGGCAACTCAGCGTCACATCCCATGGACCTATCACATTTAATGTCTTAGGTAAGCGGCTCTAAACAACTTTCCAATCAAGGAGCACATTTCAATACCATATAACATTTCCACTCtataacattttctttattttctttgatCACAAAcagctttatatataaaacagtaaaTGAATATTAGGTAACAGTTTACagataaacaaaacagaaaaaaaaaattataataagcaTTCATAAATCCATAtatcttaaagtgcacctattatggttttgaaacgtgcctaatttcgTTTTAagggtctcatacaatagatttacatgcatccgaggtcaaaaaacactttaacgtgctcataatttaaactgcagcattacccattttccccccagtgtcacaaacgactcgttaaatgatccgttctaaaggattcattctaaacgaCTCCTTTCtcagagcatactctgctctgattggtcagatgtcccagtctgttatGATTGGTCTCCCGCTGTCAgcgtttcaaaaaggaaacgcccactaccgtaacgagtttcagctccgtctgtcagcgagcagccaatgaagaccagaggcggggtttattgttacaaacctacgtaggttagtacaggaagtaaagtctggaatcactaacgcctcgattcagctgttcagaatcgattccttcttttgggagtcaataactctgtttgtcatgcgctttgatatttgaaactttgcagactttttacattcacaaacagctctataacacactacatgaaagggaatatttgaaaaaccataataggtgcactttaaattaaAAGGGAGACTAAATTGACTAAAGTGAATTTTGGACATTGCATTATTTTGGgttttggaaatgcaaatcttttttctcctgcctttttttttggggggggggggggggggtgtacttTTCATAAGAAATGAAGGGACTGTAAACACGGCactatttcatttaaatagtaAATGCATAAAGGTGAATCAGCATGAGATTTCTAGATGTCATTCACACCACAGTAAACAAAAGTATCCTAATTATAATGATATACTTTAAACATACCATTACCAAATTTATGTTTTGTCTCCTAGGAGAAAGCACATTGGACTTTTTCTATTACTTTGCAGTAGAGGCAAATGAGACTCACCCAGGGCTACGGAGAGTAGAAGGCAGTCCTATTGCAGGTAAGCTAAGCTTGcttaatttagatttttattcagatatatttttCCAACTATGTGTACACATGGAAAAATGCAGCTAAACTATAAAATCTCAGAACAGGCTAAatgatatagatatagatttaTTAGGTATAAGAACAAAATGtcccaaacaaaaaacaacaacaacaacaaaacacaccaaaacatcATTTCATCGGTTAcaaattttttctctctcacattttgttttctctcaatTTCTCTTAGGTTtgagtctttttatttatttatttatttatttttaaaaagagtagCTTTGGAGAATTATTTTACAGgaactaattaaataaaatatgctcACATACATTTCATTGCTTTTGAATTTTGTCACCTCCTTCCTCCTCAATAGGTGTACCAGCTTTTATAGTGGTGGCTATAACAGGCCTGTCCACCAATGATGAAGCTACTTTCAGTCATGTGACCTTGCTAGGGTCCAATGGGGAAGGGTTTCAAAAGGTATTACTGAATTCTTCAACTTCCAATTGGTCAGGAGAGGAACTGGTTGGCTTCGTTGAGTCAGTTCCCAGGAAGCCTTttagtgtgtgtctctgtggaaaAGACAGAAGTGGGAATGAGCTTGAGAGAGTTTCCACTGAGATGGTTCAGCCCACACATGTACATATTATGGTAAGTCTCCATATGGTACACAATTTCACTCAAAAATccttatttaaaatatacaatCAAGGTCATAATTGTGAAAATGTCTTTGTGTTTAATTAGCTTAATGGGATAATCTGAAATATTGAGATAAATATCGAGCTAAAGgaaaatatgatataaatgtaaCCTTTTCATTGAAGTACATTTATTGTAAGAACATTATAAAAACCTTATCAATATGGCATCGTCCTGTTAGTTCATGACACCCGATACTGTAATCCTAACAAGGTTCTCAAGGTGGAAAACCAGTCACATGACATCACAGAATCTCATCTTGTCTCATCTTACCACAGATGCTGGTTGCAGTAAAAGTCACAGTAGTGTTTAGCAAATTCTATGTTCAAAAACACATGCTTCTGTTTGTGGTTAGATGTCTTTGGTTAATTATTGCTACAACAGTGGATATGGGCACTTTCAGGCATGTGGATATTATTTGTAGTCATTGTCTGATTTTATGAAGGTCAACATACTTCAAGGTCATGgacctcatatttatatttcatggaTGACTGCTTAAGAGCTGTTAAACATTAGGTGACCTTAACAgtgaaatgcaaatgaaaacatACTGGTTCGTGTACATTTTGTATACAAATCACTTGGGATATGAATAAttcttacttttatttatttattttttaaaaacaaaaattacatTAACTGGAGGTTAGATTTctcatattttcagtgtgagCTTAAGCTTAACCACagagacatttttaaatatcttctttaccaaggatgccaataattctggagctgactgtaaataaatataacgacaaaatctctctctcaggtgCTCTCAGCACCTCATCTTCTTCCAGGTCATCACTCCACAGTTTTGTTTGAAGTGTTTAACCATGGTCCTGAACGCCATTTCATAGTGACTGCTGAAGATGACCGTGGCTTCCTCTCGCATGGCAAACACCAAAGGTGAGACCTAATGGTGGTAATGATGAACAGAAATTAGCTGAAACAGGTTTACACTAATGTGCTCAGTCTCAGacatgatcatttctatagtaataaataattcacactTGTATGTCGAGTTCTCCACATAATAATGTCGAGTTCTCCAAGACTAATAATACAGAGGTTTAAAAATGTGGTGTTATTTAACAACGGCTGATATGGTAAtgggtttttctttaaaagCTCTGTAACCTCTTAACTAGTTTGGACTGAGCAGCTAATACAGAAGATTCATGCTAGTTACACTACACACAGGTGTAAACACTCACTCATTACTGGTTTGTTCTCTCTCTGCGACTCCTCTTCTCTTGCAAATCCAGCACTTGACCACGCCATTGCTGCCACAACACGTATGCCATTTTGTACTCAAAAAAGGACAGGATCAATCAGGAACTATGGAAGCATTTTTATCTAGACTTAAATGTGCACAAATCCTTTCTTGAGCTTTGACACCTTATTTCATAAAGCTCAAAACATCCTCCTACTCGCTTTTTATTCAGCCATGTGTTTCGCAACATGGCTCTGTTCTCCTGCAGGTTGTTTATAAAAGAGAGAGGATCTGTGAGGGAGGAGGTCAGGCTGATTACTCCGCACTCCACCCAGGCAGGTCAGACACTTACAGTGACCCTTACAGTCCAGGCACATGACTCATCAGATGCCAACTATGCTGTTGTATATCTTCTGGTTTTACCAGAGGTGAGAAAGAcaaatatattgaaaatatatacagtacaatgtaGTAATCTATAGTATTTTAATAgtataatatacaaaatattgcTAAATGCAATATacaattgtttatatatatatatatatatatatgattctGGCAAATAAACTTTTTTGTCCACCTAGGAGCCTGACATGTCTCCTCCATCATGTTCTGTGATGCAAGTGAAGGCAGACTGTCCTCCTCTTTCTCAGTGCTTTCTGGGTAACTGGAGTGTCTACCTGACCGTGAAGGACAGGGGTCACTCTGGCTTGGCAAGCATACAACTTGCTGTAGGACAGGGCACCCTCATGCTACTCCATGACGAGGCCATTGGGGAAAATGACAACTCTTTGATGCAGCTCCCTGAGGAAACATATATAAGTCCCCTGAAGCAGCTCCACGAGGAAGCAACAAGGCATCAGCTGCACAGACACTCAGCACGGCTCAAGCAGACAGCCCACAGACTAGCAAAAGTCAGATTAGTGCATGGTGACCCTCCAGTAAACATTAGTGAGTGGGCAAGGAGAAAGCACATAATGCTGCATTATACTTCAGAGTGCTGTGTCCCTCAGGCAGAGCTGCTTGTGTGGGATGGAGCAGGCAATATGAGGAACTGCAGCCTGACATCCAGCCAACAGAGgggactgagagagaaaaacagtgcAGCGAATGGGATTGCATATACACTTCTAACGCTTGTTTTATGGACCTTGTTAGGATTGGACACAATTTGTGCATAGCAAAGTTTGAAACTCATCTCGAaagtgctttaaaataaatgaaacagacaaaacaggacaatgaataaaaagtgttgGATTTTGAAGAAATCATTTTGAATATTGTGTGGCATGGTGACCTAACGTGTAGTGCTGCAGCTTCACAGCTCCACGGTCACTGGTTTCTGGGcttcttcacatcttctccccatgggtttcctctgggttctctggtttcctccaacctcccaaaaacatgccagcaggTCAACTGGCTACATTACATTTCCCCCTAGGTGAAAATATGTctgcatcccatccagggtgtactcaCCCTGTGTTACTTGAATAGGCTCAAGATGCATCCTGACCCTAACCCGGAAAAAGCAGTTACTCAAGATGACTgaattttgaatattttacagACACTTATGATTTGAATATGTCTGGGTAGATGTGTTAATGGACCACTCAACAATGAATTATATTTATAGCCATTAACCAACGGTCATcgaccctgttcctggagctcCACCTTCCTTTAGCTCTAACCATAATCATGCCTGAATGACCATCTAATCaatgccttaagaagttcttgatcaaccaAAACAGGTGTTTAACATATTTCACGTACAACCCAAATTGATTTTGGTTgtagatgaaacctgcaggaaggtagatttcAAGGAAGAGGGTTAGTGACCACAGCCATAAACAAAATACATATGTATAAAAATAcctataaatatgtattattgtctttacatttCGTACATAAAACATTCCaccctgttattgattattttctaataacagcacaacctaagtgttttattccacttgcaccacagcaattt
This region includes:
- the vwa7 gene encoding von Willebrand factor A domain-containing protein 7 codes for the protein MMGSISLFILLLHYASMCWAFLPNFWSRVLTLSWDSYTHQYMTEQALHNVTLETIKMMPDHFGGQEQVDLGRAFWKSMGEVVGANAAMDFLSSTRSDPVYHFDSERVEGSTEMMRDFWKQAVLLTRKKDYQGARYILGQLLHGLQDFYSHSNWVEMGQHTEYLHLLHPNEPAVPIASEDTPTCAACHRFSCYNNLLEELVRGSPEPLLTTGYFSTYPAKPIGKCSHGGILDSSRHQAAEGGINKDSTSPLFSPHHFLHKEAAQLASKATVRVLHDLRDEVGPMSFLRFLSVKQPPALVFVIDTTGSMFEEITAARLRALSIIQARARNHEPGLPGTFLLIPFHDPTVGPVLETDDPNEFQQFMENLMALGGGDEPEMCLSAVQLALIHSPPLSEIFVFTDASPKDSHLYSTVKALILEKQSKVTFLLTDDPSHRERVMSKRKKRATLSPDRFSLYSSLSSLSGGMTIFTTNKDIHKASAIVEDSTTSSKVTLFHAESEADSSHSFTIDQAVRSVRLHVAGKLTHCVLINPKGARQSLLSEAGPLGALDQSDGLYRVSLLPPIDPGHWQLSVTSHGPITFNVLGESTLDFFYYFAVEANETHPGLRRVEGSPIAGVPAFIVVAITGLSTNDEATFSHVTLLGSNGEGFQKVLLNSSTSNWSGEELVGFVESVPRKPFSVCLCGKDRSGNELERVSTEMVQPTHVHIMVLSAPHLLPGHHSTVLFEVFNHGPERHFIVTAEDDRGFLSHGKHQRLFIKERGSVREEVRLITPHSTQAGQTLTVTLTVQAHDSSDANYAVVYLLVLPEEPDMSPPSCSVMQVKADCPPLSQCFLGNWSVYLTVKDRGHSGLASIQLAVGQGTLMLLHDEAIGENDNSLMQLPEETYISPLKQLHEEATRHQLHRHSARLKQTAHRLAKVRLVHGDPPVNISEWARRKHIMLHYTSECCVPQAELLVWDGAGNMRNCSLTSSQQRGLREKNSAANGIAYTLLTLVLWTLLGLDTICA